The segment GTGACGACGAAGAGCGGGAGCGAGTTGGCCGGGGCGGACGGCGGCAGGGGATCGGTGACGGCGGTCGCCCCCTGGACCACCCTGATCACGGCCTGGGTGGCCCCCGAGGCGTCGTACGGGGCGTCCTCGACGGTCAGGTAGATCAGGTCCTTGCGGCTGCCGTCCGCGCTGCCCGGCGCGAGGGTGACGATCTCCGGATCGGTGACGGCGATCATGTACGCACCCTGGCGGGCCGACGTCTGGATGACGGCCCGGCCCGTCATGATCCGGCACTGGAGGGCATTGACCCCTTCCAGTTCGAGCCCGCCGGGGATGACTCCGCCGCGGGAGGAGAGCGATCCGGTGGGGGTCAGTACGAGGGAGGTGGCGAGGCGGGTGTCCTCCTGGGTCTGGCCGGTGGGGGCGTGCCAAACGGTGCGAATGGTCATGAGGTGCTCCTCTGCGGGTCGTGGTGGTCGGTGCGATGGGCCGCGGGGGTCACCATTCGGCGCTGCGCCAGCGCACGGCGAGGGTCGCGGCCTCGGTCGATGAACGCGGCCGGTAGGTCACCTCGTTGGTGCCGGGCTCCAGCGTGAACAGCTCCTCGGGGCTGCTGTCGGCCGCGGCGGTGTGGCGCCGGGACGCGGTGTCGTTGAGGGTCACGGCACCGCTGGAGGTGTCGACGGTCAGGACGTCGTCGACGCCCAGGTTGAGGCGGTAGTGCAGCTTCCGGCCGGTCCTGCGGTTGGTGATCACGGGGTCGGAGCAGGGGCCCCGCAGGGTGATGACGGGGTGGCTGGGCGCGCTGCCGTCGTTGACGACCGTGAGATCCCCGGTGACGGACGCCGCGCCCCAGGCGAGGGGCCAGGTCAGCGGCCAGCCCAGGCCCGTCACCGGCTGGGGCGCCCCGGTGGTCAGGGAGCGGGCCTCGACGGTGTAGCGGCGGGGGTCGGTGGCCACCCACTGGACGGTGACCCGGCCGACGCCCTGGGAGAGCAGATTGCGGTCGGCGGGCAGCACGCGCTGGCTGATCCTGGCCCGTACGGCGAGGGTCTCGCCGTGGATCCGTACCGCCAGCCACTGCTCGGTGTGGCGGAGCCCGAAGGCGCGGCGCAGGGTGCGCAGGGTGTCGACCGGGTCGGTGCCGGGTGCGGGCAGCAGCCAGATCTGGCCGCCGACGCGGCGGGGGCGGGCGTACTGCGTGCCGGGCCAGGAGCCGTGGGTGGTGGGGCGGTCGGCGTCGGTGGTGTCGGCGTCCGGGAGATCCTCCCAGCCGGTCAGTCCCTGGCGGTCGATCTCGTACGGGGTGCCGGGGCCGAGCAGTAGATCGCCCCACTGGATCTGCCCGTCGAGGCTGATCAGTGAGGCGGGGGCGGAGTCGGTGCCGGTATCGGGGTTGAGGGGCGGGGCGGGTGTGGCCATGGGGCCGTCACCTCCGGTGCGAAGTCTGTGGGCGGCGCGGGGTGTGGCACGGCCGGCGCCGGGGGTTGCCCGTAAGGCGGGACGGGGCGGGGGCTACGCGGCGCGGGCGAGGAACAGCAGTTCGTCGGCGATCTCGTACGCACCGGCGCCGGCCGGCTCATGGAAGGTCTCCACGCGGCGGGGCCGCCGTACTCCCCGCCTGTCGCGGCCGTTCGGTTCCGCCGCCCGCAGTCCGGCGACATCGCCGAGCGGCGTGATGGAGCCGGGGAGGGCGCCGTGCGGCGGGCTGACCAGGCCGCCTTCGGCGAGAAAGCTGGTGATCTTCTTACCGATGGCCTTGGGGTCGAAGAGCTTCTTGAAGTCGATGTTCTCCCAGGCGTCGATCAGCCATTCGACGAACTTGGCCGGGGTCTGGAGGATTCCGCCGATGGTTCCCAGGCCGTTGCCGACCGCGTCGGCGATGCCCTTCAAGGTGTTGACCGTGGCGTTCTTCACCTTGTCGAATTCCGGCGGGATCTTGTCGTTCACCCAGGTGGCGATCGGTTTGACGACGGCCTTGATGCCGTCCCAGGGGTCCTTGAACAGCTTGATGAGGCCGCTGGTCGCCGTCCCGATACCGTCGCGGGCGGCGGCGAAGCCGTTCTTGACGTCGGTCCCGATGGAGTTGACCGGGTCCACGATCCGCTTGCGGACGAATTCGATTCCGTCGGCGACCGCGGCCCGGGCCTTGCTGATGATCGGGAGGACGTTCTTCTTGATCCACTCGAAGCCCTCGCGGAGCTTGTCGAAGCCCTTTTTGACGAGACGCTGTCCCGCTTCCGAGTTGAGGGCGAAGTCGATGATCAGGTCGATGATGATGACGACGGCGATGGCCGCGCCGCCGAATGGATTGGACTGCATGGCGACGGAGATCCCGACCATGGCGACGGCGCCCGCGGCCAGCCCGACACCGAGCCCGGTGAGCAGGGGGGACATCACACTCATGACCGAGCCGAGCGGATCGACGATCTTTCCGAAGCCGCCGCCGCTGTCGGCCAGGCGCTTCGCCGCCCGGCCGGACGACTTGGATCTCTCACGGCTGTTCTTGAGCTGATCGGCCGCGATGCCGGAGTTCCGGCCGACGGCCTTGACCGGGGCGATGGAGGGAGTGGCCCGGGACTTGAGATCGGCCACCGCCGTCCCCGCGTTCCGGGCCGCGGTCCAGACCTTGTCGGCCGCGCCCTTGACCCCGCCGATGCGCTGGACGGCGGTCCGGACCGCGCCGACGGACTGGTTGTGCCAGTTCCGCAGGGTGCTCATCGGCGCGTTGACCCCGGCGAGCGGGTCGCGGGCACGGGAGGCGGCGATCGCGCTCATCCGCGGGCCTTCGCCAGGAACATCAGCGCCTTCGCCGTCGACCGCGGGTCACTGGTGGGCGCCGCGTGGTAGTGCTCGATATAGAACCCGGCCCCTGCGGTTCCTGCCTGGGTGCGGGCGTTCAGCGCGGTGTGCCGCAGCAGCCGGTTCAGCTTGGACAGCGGCAGTACGGCTTCGGCCTCACCGGCCTCGGCGATGATCGCCGGTACGCCGCCGGCCCGGGGCGCCACCACACCGCCCTCGGCCAGCCTGGGGATCCTGGGAATGTCCGGGATTCCCTTGCCGCCGATGCCGGGAACCCAGTCGGGGACCTTGAAGTCAAAGGAATTGACCTTGCTGATGGCGCTGTTGATGATGCCGATGACATCGTTGATCGGGCCCTTGACCGCGTCCTTGATCTTGCCGAAGGTCTTGCTCGCGGTGTCTTTGAGGCCTCCCCACTTCTTCCCCAGCTCGTCTTTGACGTGCTTGAAGACCTTGGGGACCTTCTCGATGAAGTCGGCGACGGGCTTGATATGCCCCTGGATCTTGTCCCAGATCTCCTTGACCTTGTCCCGGGCCGTCTTGAGGGGGTCCTCGATGCGCTTCTTGACGTTCTCGAAGCCGTCCTTGACGGATTTCCTGATCTTTCCGACGATGTCCGAGACCTTTTCCCGGGCCTTGTCGAATGTCTCCTTGATGCGTTTGCCGAAGTCCTTGATGATCGGACCGACTTTTTTCCACACATCGTCGATGACCTTCTTGACTGCTTCGAAGGCCTTCTTGAGGATCTTCCGCATGCCCTCCGACTCGGTCGCCATCTGGACGACCTTCTCGATGAGCGGCATAAAGAGTTCCAGCAGGCGGGTGAAGATATTGCCCTTCATGGACTTGTTGAGCCCGTCCATGCCCTTCTTGGCGTTGTCCGCCCCGCCCTTGAACTTGCCGATGTTGGTGCCGCCGGTCTGACCCGACTTCCCGGCCTTGGCGACGGACTTCTCGGCGCTGTCGGCCCGGTCCTTGAGGGTCTTCAGCTCCGAAGCGGCGTTCTTGGCGGCGTCCCGGAGCTTCTTGACCCCGCCTTCGCTGTTCTGCGCACCGGTTTTGAGGTTTCCGGCGGCGCGGTTGGCGTCGTCGGACTTCGTCTTGAAGTCCTTGAGGGAGTTGTTGGCGCTGTTGAGCGCCTTGACCAGAGACATGAAGGTCTCCTCTGCAGGGGAATGAGCCGCGCGATACGGCTCAGGCCAGTGCCCGGGTCAGGGCATCGACCTGCCGCTGGAGGCCGTCCAGGGACGGGGGGCGGGCCGTACCCCCCTGGCTGGGGCGGGGCTGACCGTTGTGCCGGCGGGCCGCGTCGGAACCCTGGCGAAGTTTGTCCTCCAGCTTGTTCAGCCGCTTGTCCGTATTCAGCCGCTCCAGATGGTTGAGCCGCTTTCTGATGTTGACGAGCTCGTTCTCGGCCCGATCCATGGGGGTTCGATAAGTCTGGTTGGGGCCGAGCGCAAGTCTGGCGTTCTGGACCGCCTCCCGGCCTGCCGCCCCAGGATTTCGGGCCCGGATTCTGGCGCCCCGCCTCCGCGCGATAGGAGTGAGTACCCTCTCGTAGAGGGGGCGTTTGATGTGGTTGTTGATCTGGGCGGTGAGATCGATAAGCGCCAGGTCGATCTTGAGGAACATGGCCCCGAGCATGGGCCAGAGGAGGAATTCCCATTCCTTGAACCACATCGGCTTGGCGCCGAATTTGTCCGCAGTCGCATCGTCGACGTATTTCTTGGTGGCCAGCTCGTCCTTGTTTTTGAAAGCCAGGGCCTCCGGCCGGACGTCGGAGATATGCAGGACCGAAATGAGGGACGAGGTGCTGACCTTTCCCTCGAGGGCTTCCCGGATTTCGTGGATCTGTTGTTCCACGGATTTGTTGTTGTCTGCCATGACTGCTCCCGTGGGTCAGCCGAAGAACCGCGCCAGCTCGGCGGGGCCGGGCGGCGCCGTGGAGGCTGTCGCTGATGAGGGCGCCCCCGGCGCCGAGGAGTCCATGGAGTCCTCGGCCGGGTCCGGGGGGAGTTGCGGCCGGGGTACCGGTTCCGGCTGCTCCGGCGGGTCGTCGGAGTTGACGCAGGTGAACAGCCAGTTGGCGATCGCCAGTTGGTCCACCGCCGCTGCCAGGAGGTAGTCCGTCAGGGACCAGTCCGCCGACTCCCCGTTGACCGCCCGGGCGACGGCGCTGTCCCGCGGCAGGTGCTTGACGAGTGCGTTCAGCCGCCGTGACGAGAGCTCACCGCGGTGCCAGTCGAGCAGGTCGAGGTGGTAGTAGCGCAGCAGATCGGCTTCGAGTGCCTCGGCGTGTTCTTCGACGAACTCGACGAGGCTCAGTCTTCCCCCAGGCCGAGCCCGGTCTCCTTGCCGTACGCGTTGAGGACCGCCGCGATGTCCTGCAAGGTGATCTCGTGCTTGGCGAACCGGGCGAACTGCTCCTTGCCCATCAGCAGCGACAGCAGCCCGTCGACGTCGTTGTCGTCCAGCTTCTGCATCGCCTTGGCGGTGGCCCGGGTCAGCTCGGTGGGCAGATCGAAGGTCTCGTCGTCGATCCCGAAGGACCAGGTGCGGCCGGCGGCCTCCTGGCGCTGGGCGCGGGCGGCGTTGACGTCGAAGTTGGCCATCTGGGTTCCTCCTGAAGGAAGTAAGGGTGGGGAAACGCTCCTTGCCGGGCGGGGCCGGTCCGTCGAACGGACCGGCCCCGCCCGGTGCAGGGGTGTTACGGGGTGACGGGCGCCGCCGCGTACGCCGGGTCCTTCATGTAGAAGGTGGCCAGCGGGGCGGTCGCGCCCTGGGACAGCGCGGTGAAGGTGACCCCGAGCGACGCGGCCGACTTACGGGCCAGCTTCACGTCGTCGGCGGCCGTCACCTGGCCGCGGGGGATGACGAACCGGTAGGTGATGTCCTTGCCGTCGGTGAACTCCAGGCCGAGGGCCCGCTCGTCGAACGTCGGGCCGTCCGGGATGTCCAGGCTGAAGACCCCGGTGTTGGTGCCGACCGGCTTGACGTCGCCCTTCGAGCCGCCGATGAAGAACGGCAGGGTGTTCTCGTTGAACTGGAGCATCGCGAACTTCAGGGTGAGGTCGCGGTCCGAGTAGACGAAGCGGGCCGGGCTGATGGCCTGCCAGGTCTCCACCGGGTCCAGCTTGTCCTTCTTGGCGAAGGTGACCCCGTCGGTCGTCGTGTAGCCGAGGTCCGTCCAGGCGTTGCTCCAGTCGCCCGCGGGGTTGGCGGAGAAGGTGGTCGGCGCGGCCGCGCCGACCGCGCCGACGAGGACGCGGCCGGTGCCTGCGACGCGGATCTCGGACGAGTTGTTCGACATGAACACTCCTTGTGTGTGATGGGTGCCCGGTCCTTGGCGGTCCGGGCGGGGTGCCGCGGATACGGCACAGGCCCCGCCCGGAGGGGGCGAGGCCTGGTCTGTGGGTGGGGGGAGGGGTGGGTCAGTTGGTGCGTACGGTCATGCGCAGTACGCACTGGTAGCGGTTGGCCCCCGCGTACACGAAGTCCGGCTGCCACCGCGGCCCGTCGGCCTCGCTCACATCGGTGATGACCGAGGTGCCGAGGGCGAGTCCGCGGGAGCGGAGGAGGATGGCGCGGGCCGCGTTGGTCAGGACGTGTGCGGACGTCTTGTCCGGTCCGTACACCTCCAGTTCGATCAGCGGCTGGTCGACGTGGAGGTCCTCGATCCAGGCGCCGCCCCGGCGGGAGACGATGACGGCCCGCTGGGTGCCGTTGAATCCGGCGGGCGGGGTCTCGTCGACGACCGCGCCGCCCAGCTCGGGCCGGTTGCGCAGCAGGTCCACGACGATGGCCTCGATATCGGGGAAGGTGCTCGGGACGGGTGTGCTCATGACGGATTCACTCCTGTTCGTACGAGCGGGTGCGCACGGTGCGCGGACGGCGGCCGGGCCGCGTGCGTCCGGTGTGCGTACGGCCGTCCCGGCGGCCTGCCCGGCGGGAACCGGCATGGAACAGCGGCGGAGCCGGGCCCGGGAGGGATATCCGGAGGGATGCGGGCACAGCTCCGCCGCTGCACTCATTGTGATCGAATGCGCGCGAGCGCGCAACCAATGCGTGCGGGCGCGCATCAAAAGAGGCGGCCACCCCGTGGTGGGGTGACCGCCT is part of the Streptomyces qinzhouensis genome and harbors:
- a CDS encoding phage distal tail protein; this encodes MATPAPPLNPDTGTDSAPASLISLDGQIQWGDLLLGPGTPYEIDRQGLTGWEDLPDADTTDADRPTTHGSWPGTQYARPRRVGGQIWLLPAPGTDPVDTLRTLRRAFGLRHTEQWLAVRIHGETLAVRARISQRVLPADRNLLSQGVGRVTVQWVATDPRRYTVEARSLTTGAPQPVTGLGWPLTWPLAWGAASVTGDLTVVNDGSAPSHPVITLRGPCSDPVITNRRTGRKLHYRLNLGVDDVLTVDTSSGAVTLNDTASRRHTAAADSSPEELFTLEPGTNEVTYRPRSSTEAATLAVRWRSAEW
- a CDS encoding phage tail protein; the protein is MSLVKALNSANNSLKDFKTKSDDANRAAGNLKTGAQNSEGGVKKLRDAAKNAASELKTLKDRADSAEKSVAKAGKSGQTGGTNIGKFKGGADNAKKGMDGLNKSMKGNIFTRLLELFMPLIEKVVQMATESEGMRKILKKAFEAVKKVIDDVWKKVGPIIKDFGKRIKETFDKAREKVSDIVGKIRKSVKDGFENVKKRIEDPLKTARDKVKEIWDKIQGHIKPVADFIEKVPKVFKHVKDELGKKWGGLKDTASKTFGKIKDAVKGPINDVIGIINSAISKVNSFDFKVPDWVPGIGGKGIPDIPRIPRLAEGGVVAPRAGGVPAIIAEAGEAEAVLPLSKLNRLLRHTALNARTQAGTAGAGFYIEHYHAAPTSDPRSTAKALMFLAKARG